One Vitis riparia cultivar Riparia Gloire de Montpellier isolate 1030 chromosome 4, EGFV_Vit.rip_1.0, whole genome shotgun sequence genomic window carries:
- the LOC117913573 gene encoding uncharacterized protein LOC117913573 isoform X1 — protein MEATATTGPAFLSFALPKLTRRRIQVIKVHKANLSDSKQKKAYLFATRKERIGLPNYDVGSGGKTFHIREFLSDPSGVEAILNAKALKSFQSLGSDLYRCTLPRIQLLNFEVVPVVDLRVTSTSEVCTVEMLSCTFEGSEIMERQNKHFSASMRNQITWDTNNSEPFLDIDVELNLALEIYTKPFTLLPISAVEGPGNLVMQALLDRLVPLLLQQLIRDYDNWVQQKCEFSS, from the exons ATGGAAGCTACTGCTACGACTGGGCCTGCATTTCTATCTTTTGCTCTTCCCAAGCTCACCAG GAGGAGAATACAAGTCATCAAGGTACATAAAGCCAATTTGTCGGATTCAAAGCAAAAGAAAGCTTATTTATTTGCCACAAGGAAGGAAAGAATTGGGTTGCCAAATTATGATGTGGGTTCAGGGGGCAAGACCTTTCACATACGGGAATTTTTGAGTGACCCATCTGGTGTTGAAGCAATCTTGAATGCAAAAGCCTTGAAAAGTTTTCAGTCTCTTGGTTCGGACTTATACAG GTGCACCCTGCCAAGAATTCAACTTCTGAACTTTGAAGTGGTTCCTGTGGTTGACTTACGAGTTACCTCAACAAGTGAAGTTTGTACAGTTGAAATGTTATCATGCACG TTTGAGGGTTCCGAAATCATGGAACGCCAAAATAAGCATTTTTCAG CATCCATGAGAAATCAAATTACATGGGACACAAATAATTCTGAGCCATTTTTGGATATTGACGTGGAGTTGAATCTCGCTCTTGAG atctacactaagccatttaCTTTGCTGCCGATATCTGCTGTTGAGGGCCCTGGAAATCT AGTGATGCAAGCGCTACTGGATAGGCTAGTTCCATTGCTTTTGCAGCAATTAATACGAGACTATGACAATTGGGTTCAACAGAAATGTGAATTTTCTTCCTGA
- the LOC117913573 gene encoding uncharacterized protein LOC117913573 isoform X3: MEATATTGPAFLSFALPKLTRRRIQVIKVHKANLSDSKQKKAYLFATRKERIGLPNYDVGSGGKTFHIREFLSDPSGVEAILNAKALKSFQSLGSDLYRCTLPRIQLLNFEVVPVVDLRVTSTSEVCTVEMLSCTFEGSEIMERQNKHFSASMRNQITWDTNNSEPFLDIDVELNLALESDASATG; encoded by the exons ATGGAAGCTACTGCTACGACTGGGCCTGCATTTCTATCTTTTGCTCTTCCCAAGCTCACCAG GAGGAGAATACAAGTCATCAAGGTACATAAAGCCAATTTGTCGGATTCAAAGCAAAAGAAAGCTTATTTATTTGCCACAAGGAAGGAAAGAATTGGGTTGCCAAATTATGATGTGGGTTCAGGGGGCAAGACCTTTCACATACGGGAATTTTTGAGTGACCCATCTGGTGTTGAAGCAATCTTGAATGCAAAAGCCTTGAAAAGTTTTCAGTCTCTTGGTTCGGACTTATACAG GTGCACCCTGCCAAGAATTCAACTTCTGAACTTTGAAGTGGTTCCTGTGGTTGACTTACGAGTTACCTCAACAAGTGAAGTTTGTACAGTTGAAATGTTATCATGCACG TTTGAGGGTTCCGAAATCATGGAACGCCAAAATAAGCATTTTTCAG CATCCATGAGAAATCAAATTACATGGGACACAAATAATTCTGAGCCATTTTTGGATATTGACGTGGAGTTGAATCTCGCTCTTGAG AGTGATGCAAGCGCTACTGGATAG
- the LOC117913573 gene encoding uncharacterized protein LOC117913573 isoform X2, whose protein sequence is MEATATTGPAFLSFALPKLTRRRIQVIKVHKANLSDSKQKKAYLFATRKERIGLPNYDVGSGGKTFHIREFLSDPSGVEAILNAKALKSFQSLGSDLYRCTLPRIQLLNFEVVPVVDLRVTSTSEVCTVEMLSCTFEGSEIMERQNKHFSASMRNQITWDTNNSEPFLDIDVELNLALEIYTKPFTLLPISAVEGPGNLEKYGDIQSDASATG, encoded by the exons ATGGAAGCTACTGCTACGACTGGGCCTGCATTTCTATCTTTTGCTCTTCCCAAGCTCACCAG GAGGAGAATACAAGTCATCAAGGTACATAAAGCCAATTTGTCGGATTCAAAGCAAAAGAAAGCTTATTTATTTGCCACAAGGAAGGAAAGAATTGGGTTGCCAAATTATGATGTGGGTTCAGGGGGCAAGACCTTTCACATACGGGAATTTTTGAGTGACCCATCTGGTGTTGAAGCAATCTTGAATGCAAAAGCCTTGAAAAGTTTTCAGTCTCTTGGTTCGGACTTATACAG GTGCACCCTGCCAAGAATTCAACTTCTGAACTTTGAAGTGGTTCCTGTGGTTGACTTACGAGTTACCTCAACAAGTGAAGTTTGTACAGTTGAAATGTTATCATGCACG TTTGAGGGTTCCGAAATCATGGAACGCCAAAATAAGCATTTTTCAG CATCCATGAGAAATCAAATTACATGGGACACAAATAATTCTGAGCCATTTTTGGATATTGACGTGGAGTTGAATCTCGCTCTTGAG atctacactaagccatttaCTTTGCTGCCGATATCTGCTGTTGAGGGCCCTGGAAATCT TGAAAAATATGGTGACATACAGAGTGATGCAAGCGCTACTGGATAG
- the LOC117911974 gene encoding ribosomal RNA small subunit methyltransferase H, which yields MAAPKLSLLASLSSPPKFHFHWTRILCGNPTHSSLFLRNATTITKINKKKKKQRNGKGGIVTAKPESLAEKLKKRTRSDREFDKEQAMVYGGTATHVPVMLGEVLEVFSSFSSSSSSSPLRSFVDCTLGAAGHSSAIIQAHPELELYVGMDVDPIAHEKAQARIRSLCGDSSHLKAHTFMRNFKNIKSVLREVDEELLSSGVDGILMDLGMSSMQVNNAERGFSVLANGPLDMRMDPQASLTAEDILNSWPDTEVGRILREYGEESNWRSLQNKIVKARLFGGLHSTGELVDLIRKTTPRTRGGRQGWIKTATRAFQALRIAVNDELKTLEDSLYACFDCLTPGGRLAVISFHSLEDRIVKQTFLDIINSNGEDESGEGGGKDLRNIRNDNDEKEAWIKQMVQGWNGTILTKRPITPSEEEERLNRRSRSAKLRVIQKG from the exons ATGGCAGCACCCAAGTTGAGTTTGTTGGCCTCATTATCATCACCACCCAAATTCCATTTCCACTGGACTCGTATTCTCTGTGGAAACCCCACCCACTCCTCACTTTTTCTCAGAAATGCTACCACCATCACTAAAAttaacaagaagaagaagaagcagcgCAATGGTAAGGGTGGGATTGTTACTGCCAAGCCAGAATCACTGGCagagaagttgaagaagaggaCCCGTTCCGATAGAGAGTTTGATAAGGAGCAAGCTATGGTCTACGGAGGCACTGCCACCCATGTCCCAGTTATGCTTGGTGAAGTTCTCGAGGTCTTCTCCTCTttttcttcgtcttcttcttcatccccGCTGCGTTCCTTCGTCGACTGTACCCTAGGTGCTGCTGGGCATTCTTCCGCT ATTATTCAGGCTCATCCTGAATTGGAACTATATGTTGGAATGGATGTTGATCCTATAGCACATGAAAAGGCTCAAGCTCGGATCCGTTCTCTGTGTGGCGATTCTTCTCACTTGAAAGCACATACCTTTATGaggaatttcaaaaatatcaaatcCGTGCTTAGAGAGGTTGATGAGGAACTCTTAAGTTCTGGGGTTGATGGGATCTTAATGGACTTGGGAATGTCATCCATGCAG GTGAATAATGCTGAAAGAGGGTTCAGTGTGCTTGCTAATGGACCTCTTGATATGCGAATGGATCCTCAA GCAAGTCTGACAGCAGAAGACATATTGAATTCTTGGCCTGATACTGAAGTCGGGCGAATCCTGAGGGAGTATGGGGAGGAAAGCAACTGGCGCTCTCTTCAGAACAAGATTGTTAAGGCCCGTCTGTTCGGTGGGTTGCATTCTACTGGTGAATTGGTGGATCTTATTCGCAAGACAACACCCAGAACAAGAG GTGGGAGACAAGGGTGGATAAAGACTGCAACCCGGGCGTTTCAAGCTTTGAGGATAGCTGTTAATGATGAACTCAAGACGCTGGAGGATTCCCTCTATGCTTGTTTCGATTGCCTCACCCCTGGGGGCAGACTTGCTGTCATTTCCTTCCACAGTTTGGAGGACAGGATTGTGAAACAGACTTTTCTGGACATCATCAACAGCAACGGGGAAGATGAGAGTGGAGAAGGGGGTGGGAAAGATTTGAGAAACATCAGAAATGACAATGATGAAAAAGAAGCATGGATTAAACAGATGGTACAAGGGTGGAATGGAACAATCCTCACAAAAAGACCGATCACACCATctgaagaggaagagagattgaatCGTCGGAGCCGGAGCGCTAAGCTCAGGGTGATCCAGAAAGGTTGA
- the LOC117912529 gene encoding guanine nucleotide-binding protein subunit gamma 2-like, with product MMDSQPSLPSSSSSPPSPPPSSPPRGRGGGEGGGGKRRAAASSPPINFLGRHRMAAAISQLHHQIDVIKEELEQLDTLGESSIACRELFSSVESIPDPLLPTTQGPVDMSWERWFRGAHESKSHKRWI from the exons ATGATGGACTCCCAACCATCATTGCCTTCATCGTCATCGTCGCCGCCGTCTCCGCCGCCTTCTTCTCCTCCTAGAGGACGGGGAGGGggagaaggaggaggaggaaaaaGAAGAGCGGCAGCATCTTCTCCGCCAATTAATTTCCTCGGGAGGCATCGAATGGCAGCAGCAATATCCCAACTCCATCACCAGATCGACGTCATCAAG GAAGAGCTGGAACAGCTTGATACGCTTGGTGAATCCTCCATAGCTTGCAGAGA ACTCTTTTCAAGCGTTGAATCCATACCCGATCCTTTGCTCCCCAC GACTCAGGGACCGGTGGATATGAGTTGGGAGCGGTGGTTCCGAGGAGCCCATGAGTCCAAAAGTCACAAAAGGTGGATTTAA